A DNA window from Helianthus annuus cultivar XRQ/B chromosome 15, HanXRQr2.0-SUNRISE, whole genome shotgun sequence contains the following coding sequences:
- the LOC110914581 gene encoding uncharacterized protein LOC110914581, producing the protein MKEKSGERKGCSYKEFMACKPPIYNGEVDPIICQRRLSDVEGVFERTHYDVSDLVAYGTGQLGGQAKDWWDNKKNEIGAEAAKAMTWEEFKTPFLKHHSPKAVINRIKEEFMQLRHKSETIDKITATFMDKIMFCNELVTNEEKKIYYYYNMLSAEYREFMTTSKYETLTEIINVAREREIELKKQIERRERRAMDANSSPIKKARMTETVKKTDAKGGSPSCKVCGKGHKGECRFKDKPCPICRKTGHTAVLCPGKVLVCYKCYQPGHKKSECPELDGKKNEKDV; encoded by the coding sequence ATGAAAGAGAAATCGGGAGAACGTAAGGGATGTTCGTACAAGGAGTTTATGGCGTGTAAACCACCAATCTACAACGGGGAGGTCGACCCGATAATTTGCCAAAGACGGCTGAGTGACGTTGAAGGGGTGTTTGAAAGGACCCACTATGATGTAAGTGATTTGGTTGCTTACGGAACGGGTCAGTTGGGGGgtcaagccaaggattggtgggataataaaaagaatgaaatagGAGCTGAAGCGGCGAaggccatgacatgggaggagtttaagacacCATTTCTTAAACATCATAGTCCCAAGGCGGTCATTAATagaatcaaggaagagttcatgcaacttaggCACAAGAGCGAGACCATAGATAAAATTACGGCGACGTTTATGGATAAGATTATGTTTTGCAATGAATTGGTGACGAACGAAGAAAAGAAGATATACTATTACTATAACATGTTGAGCGCTgagtatagggagtttatgactACTTCAAAAtatgagacccttaccgagatcataAACGTTGCGCGGGAAAGAGAAATTGAACTCAAAAAGCAAATTGAACGAAGGGAACGAAGGGCAATGGATGCCAACTCGAGCCCTATAAAGAAGGCTCGAATGACTGAGACGGTAAAGAAGACGGATGCGAAGGGTGGATCACCGAGTTGCAAAGTTTGTGGAAAGGGGCACAAGGGCGAATGTCGCTTTAAAGACAAACCATGCCCCATATGCAGAAAGACAGGACATACAGCTGTGCTATGTCCGGGGAAAGTTTTGGTGTGCTATAAGTGCTATCAGCCTGGCCACAAAAAGTCGGAGTGCCCAGAGTTGGACGGGAAAAAGAATGAGAAGGATGTGTAG